The sequence below is a genomic window from Coffea arabica cultivar ET-39 chromosome 4c, Coffea Arabica ET-39 HiFi, whole genome shotgun sequence.
ATTTGGTGAGGATGGAATTTTAGGCAGGAATGTAGAAATGGAAACGGGCTTTGAACCTGGAACGTCTTTCTTACTTGAGCGTATCACAAGTAAAGCCATATTTAGCACGAAGAAAACTACTCAAAAATTAGTGTCCTCTACTGTTCTTGGCTGAGATTTCCAGCTCATACCGGCCATCCAGAGATCGTCATCCATGAAGGCATGAGCAAAGCCAGAAATTCCCAAAATGCTCAAAAGCATTAATCAACCAGTAAAGGTAACCAGAAGTGctacagaaaaaggaaaatgcaagGCTCATCAGATATTAGAGGGGCAAGAAGAAGGTAGTCAACCCAATATGTGTGATACCACAGCGCAGGGGAAATGGTGCAAGTAAAAGATTGACAGCTAGAATTTCATCCAAAATTACAAATACATTGTATCATGTAGCCACTACGTAATAATCCTCACTTTCTATGCCTTTGACCTGTACCCTAAACCCAAATCTCTTTTACTCAGATGGGGTATTGATTACATCCAACATTTCTATGTAACTCTTCCCCAGTGGAAAGGCTCCCTGCAAAAATCATGTCATGCAGTATTTTGAAAGTACACCTCTatagaagaaaaacaaatcctTGGTAATATCCCCTAACTTCTTTTTAAGCCATCTTCTCCAGGTCCAATCGAGTCCTTGACTCCAGCACAAGTTAAATACGCAAACACACATCAGGAATGTTCAATTCAGAGCTCTCAACTAAAAGTTTCTGGGTCAGCTGATCCCTTTGGGGGGGCTTTCAGTAAACGAACTTGGTTGTGTTGTGAAGCCACAAGAATTGATGCAGCATCAGTAGATCTAAGGTCAATTTCCCCCAGCAACTATATGATGCCATCTCCAAGCATCCATCACCTAGGAAATCTAACAGATCCAGAACTCAATCACAGCACAAAGCAAAATGAAGTGGAATAGCTTAAGGCACCAACAAGGGAATAGTTAACACAAAACACAGCAAAAATAATACTTTCACTGTTGAGGACTGATGAGTGTCAAACACAACTTCAAATTTATTTCAGGACTACAGAAATAAGCATTCAGAATCTAGAACTCTTAATGCCTTTAAAATCCTTTATAAAAGCAAATTGATAGTTATAGAGATTGTAAAAATGTGGTTCAGGCACTCGTGCCTGCAGTACAATGTCATATACTCTGTAATCAATCTCAATAGAAACTTTTCCCAGCTATTATTTCTCTACACGctcatttataaaaaaaaatcaaataaaaactaGGAACTGGCGATTGGATGATGACGCCCACCATCAATTGAACTAGAGCCACGACCGTATCACCctttaataacaaaaaaatctATGATCAAACAGGTGTTACAGAAAATTGGGGTTAGGAATATCCCAAAAAGCCAATTAGATTGCATTCACATATAGTTTATAATCATTCTCAAGTGCTGATGAAACCTACCAGTAATAGTGGatttttaaaaccaaaaaagcctaccccccccccccttttcaAAATCCACAAGGTATAAATTACATGTACAGACATAAAGACAGACACATAAAGAGACAAAAGGAAGCACGAACTAGATATATATTTCATTTCTGCTTCCAAATAAGAAGATTAATTGTGAATTTCAGGCGTTTGTTGATATAAGATTGGAAGTCATGACAGGTAAGCCTGACAACAGAAAGTGTTGTAAGATAACTGAATCAGGGCTCAAGCAGTCAATGTAATTTAACTATTAGTCTTTTTGCTTCAAAATGGATGATATGACTCTTGTCCTCTTCAACACATCCTAAATGAATTACATATACCAACTAGTAGAGGCTCCATTGGTCAAGCTTGCAAATTCCAACAATTTGATTATTAAACTAATGTGAAATGAGTAACATAATGCATCAGTTAAAatactcttaaaaaaaaaaggcaacacATTTAAAAGACTTTACAGCAGTGGAAACAATATAAAGATATCCTGTAGGCCAAAAGCTAGCTAAATTACACTCAAACTTGCAAACAATGCTATTTAACCAATCTCAGAGCCAAGACTAGTATGCTACTTGCTTAATGGTTATTTATGAGCTAGCAATGGAAAATATACCAATGACTAACTGCTTTAATGTAGGGTTGGAAGAAATTTAGGATGACAAGGAAGCAAACCATAAAGAAAAAGACAACTTCAAATAAAAATCTGATGTGGTCAATTTCCTTTTATGTTGGATCTGAATTGTGTTTCACCATTCTTCCATTTCTTACATTTTGTGGATGGCAAAGTGCATTGTTTTCTTGGAAAGCAGCAGTTACATAATTATTACATACAAAAGATAGTCCCTTGAAGCTCAAGTAAATTCTTATCAGACAATGCAAGAGAAACAGGTCTCGCAACAACATCCAGAGCTACAAGGTTTAAGGAAACCAAAAGTCAATGATGTTTAAGATTACTAATATACACATTTCAGTATCCTGCACTCAACCTCAGAGTACACCAGAGGCAGATACAGCAACCACATTCATTATCTACATATTTGAAGTGTGGCGTCTGATATACTTTCAACTAAATAGCTCAGCAATAAAACATTCACATCATCAAAAGAATGAAGAAACTCTGTAACTTTCAGCTCTTCTCAAAGTTACATAATCCATTTGTGTGTATCTAAGAGTATCATCTATATTAAGCACAACACACAGCTGAAAAACAAAGTCACCCAGATACTACAAAACAATATACCTTCAATTCACTCAAGTAGCTCTTTGGTCCCTCTTCCTCCTTTCATAGTCTGGATCATCAGTAGGCAACTCATACCTACAAACAGGACATGTATTCCTAATCCCCAGCCATGGAAGAATACAATCCCCATGATACCTATGATTACAAGGCAGCTGCCTTGCCTTCTCACCAACTCCCATCTCATCCTTACAAACAGCACAAATCAAGCTATTCTTTTTCAAATCCTCCTCACACAAAATCACTAAAGGAAGACTCTTTACAACGTTCTTAGCAGCTGGTGGCCTGCCTATTATGGCATTTTCGCTCTCTGCAAATTGCCCAAACAACATCTCATACTCAGCGGTGTAGTTGTACTCATCATGCTCGTTTACGCCAAAATTCAACTCATTGAACCCTTCATTCACATTCTCGGGGATTGCTTCCAAATTCTGCACATCTAACAAAACCTCCCAGTCCAAATTCCTAGATACATCTGCACTCTCCTCCCGGGCCATCACCGGCATGTCATCATCATCCAGAAACATGCTCAGAACCTCTCTCTCATCAACTCCTTCATCCACTTCCTCCCACTCAAAATCCTCATTAACTTCTCTATGATCCTCTATCTGAAAAGAATCCCAACAGAGCCTAAGGCTTGGATCATCATCACCCTCACTTATATCATCATCGTCAGCACTAAAATCAATCTCAACGTCATGGTTTATATCAGAATCCGATTCCGACCCGATATCCACGACTCGCAACCCGGTTACAAAATGGTCCCCACCCTCAAAATTTTCAGCTACGAACCCCGAATTTTCCACATTTGCCGAAGTGGGCTCTCCGAGAAACCCTAGATTCAGATCAAGATCCAAATGGGTCGGCTCCATTCCGTCGTTTCCTTCATGAATCCCGAAATTCGGGTCAGCATCGGAAATCTCCGGGTCAATCACCACACAGGTTGTGGAGGACAATTGGGACTGCTCAACTCGTTGGTGCAGGAGGTCCATAACGAAATTGACCTGATTCTCGCGGTCGAAAAGATCAGCGCCGGTGACAACCGATTCGGGCTCCGACACGATGTCGCTGGGGGAATCAACCAATAGTGATGATGAACGATGGAGAGTGGAGAGTCGGCCACGGGGAAGAACATCGGACGGTGGGAAATCGGAGGAAGGATCTAAAGTGAAGGCATCGAAATCGGAAGACCAGTAGGGATCGAGATGATGGCGGTGGGGATGGGTTTGATGATGAGAAAAATCTACTTCTTCAATGACGTCGTCTAGGCCGTCATCGTCCTGGTGGAGTCTGAGTAGTTGAAGCAACGTCGTCTCAGCCATTCTGTTTCAGCGGGGTGGGGAGAGTAGGAGGAATAAAAGTGAGAAAGGAAACACCTTTTTttcgaaaattattttttatctaaAAATTCCCATCTTTTtgcgttttcttttgtttgatattCTACGCCATGGGCCAGGGGTAGGTGATCAGCAatttcctcttttattttctctctctttttgactAAAAATgagcacttttccagcttcccTTCTTgatttctagttttttttttaaaaaaattcaataaatacactcagagaaaaaaaaaaaaaaaaaaagaagaagaaaattctaCCTCAAGTGCTTCGGGTTGTTTTAATCATGAAGGAAGATATGTTCTGAACGTCCTTAAGTACGGAATTAAATTTCACATGCAATTTCTTCAACAACTcgtagaaaataaagaaaataaattattcTCGTGATTTACTAGTTCTTATTAAATTTCTTCATAAAATTGAACATGCTTCCAAGTACAGGAGTTTTCGATGGGTTCAGAACATGTTTTGGAGATTAAACCCGACCGGTTTTGTGGGCAGACCGAGTTTGAGGAAAAAATGTTTTTCCAAGCCTTTGCTTGGATTCAAACTTCAAACCTTCGGTATTGTTTATGCATAGCTCACCACCAAGCCACTTTGTCACTTGTTCATTAATTACCATTCTTATGCTATATGAATGTTTTGttaatttcatcttttttttaaactctCCAAAACAAAagtatttggaatcttttaataaaacttATGACTCCTATAttctataaattataaaatagatttcaaaaataacatattacataatttattttaaagacaaatattgttttttaaatatttttttgcatttaaaatttgtaaataaCCTAGATAATTATAGTAAACATCTACATTTGAAGTTTggtggattactaattaaatttatgttttgctgattcttatatgaattaaatattctatagcaaattaaattaaatgaatatttgttatgacattatttattacaatttatctcatatatcctatatcaaaatttataaaatataatatttaaatatatgtaatGACCCACTGATTCAACCACTCACCCACCGGTTGAACCAGTGACCCGTTAACCCACCTCCTTCGCCGGTCTCCTCTCCGGGCtgagtttaataactatggttgGGAGTAGAAATTAAGAATTGCTCTCCTCAAATTATTGCTtacccaaaaaaacaaaagataagTGTCTGCTATTAATGCCTTTATGTCTTCTGATGGAGATGCTCTGTGCTCTGCCAGAAGCAATTGACTCAATCTTGAGGTTGGAATTTGGCTTTCACATATGGTGGGCAGTACTTCTCAATGATGATAAGAACCGAAAATTTTGGCTGGAAATGTTTCAATAAACTGATTCTACATGGTTTGATTAAGTATTAAACAAAGTAATTTCACATTGATATTCTGGTGACTCTAGAAAGCTACTTAATAAGAATCTTGACAAACACTTTCTCTTCTAGCCTTGCAGTTGAATTTTTACAAGGCGTTTTACTCGACATCTTTTTCTAGCATAAGTTATTCTAGTTGACACTTCAATTACTCATGAGCAGTAAATATTTAATCTCACACAACTAATTAGCTGAAAATTGACTTCAACTTTTGTAATAAAGTTAACCAATTTGGAATTTCATATAACATGCACGAAAATAAAAATCCCAATGCCCTTTTTTTCCACGAAATCTTTATGCACTCCTTGTTAGAATCTCCATGTCACATTCAATTTGGAACATCCCATTAGAGCAACATTTTGTTTTGCTTAGCTTTGTGGGTCAAGTTAGCTGCTGTAACTGAGTATTGAAATCTTCAAAGCCGGAAGCAACTACACTGGCTTTAATTTATCGACCAATCACTTAAAATTTTGTGAATCGATCGAAATCATGTCAAAAGGTCCAAAAACATAGGACACGGACCTTTTCCTCCAAATCATTTCTTAAATgataaacaaaagtacatggAAACTAAAAGACAATTCAAACTTTCCAATACCGTAGAGTGATAAACAATTTGGGGCTTTATAAATACTGCATCGGTTTAAggaggtaaagtgataatagGCTTTATGATACAATTTCGAGCATTACCATTGCTCAAGACCAATTACTGAGCAAGACAACATTTCTTGCTTGTCCTATGTAGAAGCTGAGTTCTGCAACTTTGTCTTGACGTTGTTCAAGCTTAGCAAATAACCTGTAAAAATGAACGGGGCTTGATCCTCCGAATAAACTCTGACAACCAAGTTAGAAAGAAGAATTCAAAATTGTTCTATCTTGTGAATGAAAAGAGATATGTATGCGTATTTTTTCTTTGGTGCTATACCTTTCTTTTATATCTCTATAATGATCGACACTGTTTGATTTGGCATTCTATTCGTCTGTTTAGGGAGCGACTAAAGCTGCAATGAATCAATCAGGTCACCAAGAAGCGAGTGGGCTAAAGTGAAAAGATACTAAAGAAAGAAACGGCGCAGAGTATGAAGAGGAACGATGGCGTAGCTTTAGGGATGTACCATGATAGTTTTTGCATATAACCCCATCATTTTGCTTCATCATTTAAATTTTCCCCATTTTGTGTCTTATTGTTGTTttatctttctaaaattatAATTGAGACCTAGATTATTTAAAAGTTTCACATTTTATTCTCTAGTGACCATTGTTTTAACTaaacaatttttctttataaCATAAATATTACTATAACTTTATAATATTTCTTcatatattacatttggataTCCATCATCCATTTGGATCCAATCTATATACAACCATTTATTATATGGGTTTAAATGGATTGGACCATTTAATCCATGATCCATatatccattttgccacctctacttCTAATCATGGCGTCGTACCTATTGATTCGTTAACTCTGGGAACTACCTACTGATAGGCACAATTAACTAATCTTAGGCTTCGTTTAGATTGCGAGTTTCTCAGACAAAAATTTAGAATATTCTCTTGACTTATTTTTATGTTACATTTTTAATTTCATACATCATATCgttacaatatttttttaaaaaaaaatctaaaaaattgcaaatcaaaCGTGCTCTTAGATTTTTAGAAGGTAATATTAAGCAATTTTGTAATCAAAATGGTTAACCTTTTTTGTGTGTGTTGTGTGACTCTAACAAATAGGTGCAAGAACCTAGAAATGGTCTTGACCAGCCGTTGGAAGTTAAACGGATCCATGATTAGTGGTCTCATTAGTTAAGGATTATAGAGAATTGTAGATCTAATTCTATTTTATCCCAAAAAAGTTCTATTTTATCCTCTCTGATTCCTTCTGGGGGgatgattttgttgctttggTTTAGCTAGAGGAAGAAGCGTAGGACAAGAACTGTCCTGTATTTGTTATCTTATATggatgtgtttggataggagattatttgaattaCAACAAACTTTTAAAGGATAATTAAACAATATGTTTGTGATGtaagtaaataatttttttttttttacaaataataCCAATTCAAAATGCCTTTTGCTAGCGTAAAGAAACTGATTTCCAGGATATGTTGTAACATGCAATTGTTAAATAGCTAAAGCATGGTTGATGAACTTCTCTCTTTGAAAGCAGAACATAACGGCAATTAAACCATGGCATATTGCTTCAAG
It includes:
- the LOC113739735 gene encoding uncharacterized protein, with the translated sequence MAETTLLQLLRLHQDDDGLDDVIEEVDFSHHQTHPHRHHLDPYWSSDFDAFTLDPSSDFPPSDVLPRGRLSTLHRSSSLLVDSPSDIVSEPESVVTGADLFDRENQVNFVMDLLHQRVEQSQLSSTTCVVIDPEISDADPNFGIHEGNDGMEPTHLDLDLNLGFLGEPTSANVENSGFVAENFEGGDHFVTGLRVVDIGSESDSDINHDVEIDFSADDDDISEGDDDPSLRLCWDSFQIEDHREVNEDFEWEEVDEGVDEREVLSMFLDDDDMPVMAREESADVSRNLDWEVLLDVQNLEAIPENVNEGFNELNFGVNEHDEYNYTAEYEMLFGQFAESENAIIGRPPAAKNVVKSLPLVILCEEDLKKNSLICAVCKDEMGVGEKARQLPCNHRYHGDCILPWLGIRNTCPVCRYELPTDDPDYERRKRDQRAT